Proteins encoded by one window of Arachis ipaensis cultivar K30076 chromosome B04, Araip1.1, whole genome shotgun sequence:
- the LOC107635502 gene encoding 6-phosphogluconate dehydrogenase, decarboxylating 3, which yields MAQPKTRIGLAGLAVMGQNLALNIAEKGFPISVYNRTTSKVDETVERAKHEGNLPVYGYHDPEAFVNSIQKPRVIIMLVKAGAPVDQTIKTLSTYLEKGDCIIDGGNEWYENTERREKAVAELGLLYLGMGVSGGEEGARNGPSLMPGGSFEAFKYIEDILLKVAAQVPDSGPCVTYVGKGGSGNFVKMIHNGIEYGDMQLIAEAYDVLKSVGKLSNEELHNVFAEWNKGELLSFLIEITADIFGIKDDKGDGYLVDKVLDKTGMKGTGKWTVQQAAELSVAAPTIESSLDARFLSGLKEERVEAAKVFKSAGFGDILADQSVDKQQLIDDVRKALYAAKICSYAQGMNLIRAKSIEKGWDLKLGELARIWKGGCIIRAIFLDRIKKAYDRNPNLANLLVDPEFAKEIIDRQSAWRRVVCLAINSGISTPGMSASLAYFDTYRRERLPANLVQAQRDYFGAHTYERIDIEGSYHTEWFKLAKQSKI from the coding sequence ATGGCTCAACCGAAAACAAGAATAGGTCTTGCTGGACTGGCTGTCATGGGCCAGAATCTTGCTCTCAATATTGCCGAGAAAGGCTTTCCCATCTCTGTTTACAACCGAACCACATCGAAGGTAGATGAGACCGTTGAACGAGCAAAACATGAAGGAAATCTTCCGGTTTATGGATACCATGACCCTGAAGCTTTTGTTAACTCCATTCAAAAACCAAGGGTGATAATAATGCTTGTTAAGGCCGGCGCACCTGTTGACCAGACCATTAAGACTCTATCTACCTATTTGGAAAAGGGTGATTGTATTATTGATGGTGGTAATGAGTGGTACGAGAACACTGAAAGAAGAGAGAAAGCAGTGGCTGAATTAGGACTTCTTTATCTTGGGATGGGAGTTTCAGGTGGTGAGGAGGGTGCTCGCAATGGTCCATCTTTGATGCCTGGTGGTTCGTTTGAGGCTTTCAAATACATAGAAGACATTCTTCTCAAGGTGGCAGCTCAAGTCCCTGACAGTGGACCTTGTGTTACATATGTTGGCAAAGGTGGATCTGGAAATTTCGTGAAGATGATCCATAATGGAATTGAGTATGGTGACATGCAGCTGATTGCGGAGGCTTATGATGTACTGAAGTCAGTTGGAAAGTTGTCAAATGAGGAGCTACACAATGTCTTTGCAGAATGGAACAAGGGAGAACTTCTGAGTTTCCTTATCGAAATCACTGCTGATATATTTGGAATTAAGGATGATAAAGGAGATGGATATCTTGTTGACAAGGTTCTTGACAAAACCGGCATGAAGGGTACCGGTAAGTGGACTGTTCAGCAAGCTGCCGAGTTATCAGTAGCTGCTCCCACTATTGAATCTTCTTTGGATGCTAGGTTCCTTAGCGGGTTAAAGGAAGAGAGAGTTGAAGCTGCTAAGGTCTTCAAATCAGCTGGTTTTGGCGATATCTTGGCTGATCAATCCGTAGACAAGCAGCAGTTGATCGATGATGTTAGGAAAGCACTTTATGCGGCCAAAATCTGTAGCTATGCTCAGGGAATGAATTTGATTCGTGCAAAGAGTATCGAAAAAGGATGGGATTTGAAGTTGGGTGAACTGGCCCGGATTTGGAAAGGAGGTTGCATCATTAGAGCAATATTCCTTGACAGAATCAAGAAGGCTTACGACAGGAACCCCAATCTGGCAAACCTTCTTGTTGATCCTGAGTTTGCAAAGGAAATAATTGATCGCCAATCTGCCTGGAGGAGAGTTGTTTGCCTTGCCATCAATTCTGGTATCAGCACCCCAGGTATGTCTGCTAGTCTTGCTTACTTTGACACTTACAGAAGGGAAAGATTGCCGGCTAATTTGGTGCAAGC